A part of Homoserinibacter sp. YIM 151385 genomic DNA contains:
- a CDS encoding nitrilase-related carbon-nitrogen hydrolase, which translates to MSRTLRVAAVSPPIRTGALDANLATIERAVMDAAAAGAALIVLPELATSGYSLASPDEARAAALHGEDERLAALGRDLPDGAVAVIGFAELAEDSLANSAAVLTADGVLGVYRKVHLWGDEPDLWMPGAAAAPVLETPVGRLGVAICYDNEFPEVPRALALQGAEVLALPSNWPLVPRPAGERAPEVVQAMAAARSSRLPVVVADRHGSERGVEWTGGSCIVSAEGWVVAASPAGPLHAEVEIPGDRRLGPRNDALADRRPEHYR; encoded by the coding sequence ATGAGCCGCACGCTCCGGGTCGCCGCGGTGTCGCCGCCCATCCGCACGGGTGCGCTCGACGCGAACCTCGCCACGATCGAGCGCGCCGTCATGGATGCCGCGGCGGCGGGCGCGGCGCTCATCGTGCTGCCCGAGCTCGCGACGAGCGGCTACAGCCTCGCGAGCCCGGACGAGGCACGAGCCGCCGCGCTGCACGGCGAGGACGAGCGCCTCGCCGCACTCGGGCGAGACCTCCCCGATGGCGCCGTCGCGGTGATCGGCTTTGCAGAGCTCGCGGAGGACTCGCTCGCGAACAGCGCCGCCGTGCTCACGGCGGACGGCGTGCTCGGCGTGTACCGAAAGGTGCACCTGTGGGGCGACGAGCCGGACCTCTGGATGCCGGGTGCGGCCGCCGCGCCCGTGCTCGAGACCCCGGTCGGCCGCCTCGGCGTCGCGATCTGCTATGACAACGAGTTCCCCGAGGTGCCGCGCGCGCTCGCGCTGCAAGGCGCCGAGGTGCTTGCGCTCCCCTCGAACTGGCCGCTCGTGCCGAGGCCCGCCGGCGAGCGGGCGCCCGAGGTCGTCCAGGCGATGGCGGCGGCCCGGTCCTCCCGCCTCCCCGTCGTCGTCGCCGACCGGCACGGGAGCGAGCGCGGCGTCGAGTGGACCGGGGGCAGCTGCATCGTCTCCGCCGAGGGCTGGGTCGTCGCGGCCTCACCCGCCGGTCCCCTGCACGCCGAGGTCGAGATCCCCGGCGACCGGCGCCTCGGCCCCCGCAACGACGCGCTCGCCGACCGCCGCCCCGAGCACTACCGCTGA
- a CDS encoding S9 family peptidase → MRAADLELLTTVGLPSLHPDGSWAVVATSRPDLDADANVGQLWSVALEGGAPRRLTRGRADRSPAFSPDGSAIAFLRPVDGRPQLHLLDARGGEPLAITAQPLGVSGFTWSPDGARIVFAARVPEPGRYGTVEGLAAEAEPARRFTALGTKSNGLGWSRDRRTQLFVLEVPSLDAEPHYDPAPRPGDEPSGDAASRLPEARQLTFADADHASPALSPDGSRVAFIASLHDSREDDLRSDVWELPIDADESSEPRRRTDEHPLSIVDLLWGPDDRLWFIAQDLGPTALDFVARNAALHLVDGERVTRLTDPDAHDLAEIGAHLSQAGPGAVLAQDRVRGRVPLLRIDDAGRVEVLAAGDIEVSGHASAGEAVVVALAAPDSLGELARVEPDGRLTRLTDFGAAARSTGLVAPVELEVVGRSGHPVHGWVAIPPGEGPHPVLLNIHGGPFASYGVHLFDETQVYVDAGYAVVYGNPRGSAGYGQAHGRAIKEAMGTVDLDDVLDLLDGAVAAHPELDGERTAVLGGSYGGYLTAWTIAHDHRFRAAVVERGFLDPEVFIGTSDIGGFFADEYTGREAAHRATQSPQAVVDQVTTPTLVLHSELDLRCPLSQAERYYSALKRNGVETELVVFPGEDHELSRAGRPRHRLERFEIILEWLARYIPAST, encoded by the coding sequence CGCCCGACGGCTCCGCGATCGCCTTCCTGCGCCCGGTCGACGGCCGTCCCCAGCTGCACCTCCTCGACGCCCGCGGCGGCGAGCCGCTGGCGATCACGGCGCAGCCGCTCGGCGTGAGCGGCTTCACGTGGTCGCCCGACGGCGCGCGGATCGTGTTCGCGGCCCGCGTGCCGGAGCCGGGCCGCTACGGCACGGTCGAGGGGCTCGCGGCGGAGGCGGAGCCCGCGCGGCGCTTCACGGCGCTCGGCACGAAGTCGAACGGGCTCGGCTGGTCGCGTGATCGCCGCACGCAGCTCTTCGTGCTCGAGGTGCCGTCGCTCGACGCGGAGCCGCACTACGACCCGGCACCCCGCCCGGGCGACGAGCCCTCGGGGGATGCTGCCTCGCGCCTGCCCGAGGCGCGGCAGCTCACCTTCGCCGACGCCGATCACGCCAGCCCGGCGCTCAGCCCCGACGGCTCGCGCGTCGCCTTCATCGCATCCCTCCACGATTCCCGCGAGGACGACCTCCGCTCGGACGTGTGGGAGCTCCCGATCGACGCCGACGAGTCGTCGGAGCCGCGTCGGCGCACGGACGAGCACCCGCTCTCGATCGTCGACCTGCTCTGGGGCCCGGACGACCGCCTCTGGTTCATCGCCCAGGACCTCGGCCCCACGGCCCTCGACTTCGTCGCGCGCAATGCGGCCCTCCATCTCGTGGACGGGGAGCGGGTGACCCGGCTGACCGACCCCGATGCGCACGACCTGGCGGAGATCGGCGCGCACCTCTCGCAGGCCGGGCCGGGTGCGGTGCTCGCGCAGGACCGCGTCCGCGGCCGCGTGCCCCTGCTGCGCATCGACGACGCGGGGCGCGTCGAGGTGCTCGCAGCGGGTGACATCGAGGTCTCCGGGCACGCGAGCGCGGGGGAGGCCGTGGTCGTCGCGCTCGCGGCTCCGGACTCGCTCGGCGAGCTCGCGCGCGTCGAGCCGGACGGTCGCCTCACCCGGCTCACGGACTTCGGCGCGGCCGCGCGCTCGACCGGACTCGTCGCACCCGTCGAGCTCGAGGTCGTGGGACGATCCGGCCATCCCGTGCACGGCTGGGTCGCGATCCCGCCGGGGGAGGGGCCGCATCCCGTGCTCCTCAACATCCACGGCGGGCCCTTCGCGAGCTACGGCGTGCACCTCTTCGACGAGACGCAGGTGTACGTGGATGCGGGCTACGCGGTCGTCTACGGCAACCCGCGCGGCTCGGCGGGCTACGGACAGGCGCACGGGCGAGCCATCAAGGAGGCGATGGGCACGGTCGACCTCGACGACGTGCTCGACCTCCTCGACGGCGCCGTCGCGGCCCACCCCGAGCTCGACGGCGAGCGCACGGCCGTCCTCGGCGGCTCCTACGGCGGCTACCTCACGGCCTGGACGATCGCGCACGACCATCGGTTCCGCGCGGCGGTCGTGGAGCGGGGGTTCCTCGACCCGGAGGTCTTCATCGGCACGAGCGACATCGGCGGGTTCTTCGCGGACGAGTACACCGGCAGGGAGGCGGCGCACCGCGCGACGCAGAGCCCGCAGGCGGTCGTCGACCAGGTGACGACGCCGACGCTCGTCCTGCATTCCGAGCTCGACCTCCGTTGCCCGCTGTCGCAGGCGGAGCGCTACTACTCGGCGCTCAAGCGCAACGGCGTCGAGACCGAGCTCGTCGTCTTCCCGGGGGAGGACCACGAGCTGAGCCGGGCGGGCCGACCGCGCCACCGGCTCGAGCGCTTCGAGATCATCCTCGAGTGGCTCGCGCGGTATATCCCGGCGTCGACATGA
- a CDS encoding purine-cytosine permease family protein — protein sequence MTADGSTTAPAPVRAIESKSIDWVPIGERRGRPRTLFPLWFMSNAQLTTLATGMLGAALGASFLSSVIAIVLGMAVGTVFTAFHSAQGPQLGLPQMIQSRAQFGYRGVVLICAVVVFSIVGFNIFNQMLAADVVVMTTGIDAPDLWYVVITALALLLAIWGYHWIHATQKWLTALFLVTFGVFTVAAAIVLPLDAAQLSLEGFAWGPFLVQFGGAAAYGLGWAPYVSDYSRYLPPQTSSRAALVHTFGGVFLGGAWLMVLGAFVAALYAGVSPLEGVRDAADAVLPGSGFWLLIAGIPGLISVITVNIYAAALELVTIVDSFRPITPSRRVRILACTVVGVAGLLGAVLSTGEFLDNFSSFLVVLLYVLVPWTSVNLVDYYFVRRGRYAVREIFVPGGVYGNWGWRGLLAYGLGILAMVPFVVTSFFTGPVATAMGGIDVALFVGLGVSALVYLLLARSLDLGEERRLAEEDAHAGGPSSVAFDGSR from the coding sequence ATGACCGCCGACGGCTCCACCACCGCCCCCGCGCCCGTTCGCGCGATCGAGAGCAAGTCGATCGACTGGGTGCCCATCGGCGAGCGCCGCGGGCGCCCGCGCACGCTGTTCCCCCTCTGGTTCATGTCGAACGCGCAGCTCACGACGCTCGCGACGGGCATGCTCGGCGCCGCGCTCGGCGCGAGCTTCCTGAGCTCCGTGATCGCAATCGTGCTCGGCATGGCCGTCGGCACGGTGTTCACCGCGTTCCACTCGGCCCAGGGGCCCCAGCTCGGCCTCCCCCAGATGATCCAGTCGCGTGCGCAGTTCGGCTACCGCGGCGTCGTGCTGATCTGCGCCGTCGTCGTCTTCAGCATCGTCGGCTTCAACATCTTCAATCAGATGCTCGCCGCCGACGTCGTCGTCATGACGACCGGCATCGACGCGCCGGATCTCTGGTACGTCGTCATCACGGCCCTCGCGCTCCTGCTCGCGATCTGGGGCTACCACTGGATCCATGCGACCCAGAAGTGGCTGACGGCGCTCTTCCTCGTGACCTTCGGCGTCTTCACCGTCGCCGCCGCGATCGTCCTGCCCCTCGACGCCGCGCAGCTCAGCCTCGAGGGCTTCGCCTGGGGACCGTTCCTCGTCCAGTTCGGCGGTGCCGCCGCCTACGGCCTCGGCTGGGCGCCCTACGTCTCCGACTACTCCCGCTACCTGCCCCCGCAGACGAGCTCGCGGGCCGCGCTCGTCCACACCTTCGGCGGCGTGTTCCTCGGCGGCGCCTGGCTCATGGTCCTCGGCGCTTTCGTCGCCGCGCTCTACGCCGGGGTCTCGCCGCTCGAGGGCGTCCGGGACGCGGCCGACGCGGTCCTGCCCGGCTCCGGGTTCTGGCTGCTCATCGCCGGCATCCCCGGGCTCATCAGCGTCATCACCGTCAACATCTACGCTGCCGCGCTGGAGCTCGTGACGATCGTCGACTCCTTCCGCCCCATCACGCCGAGCCGGCGCGTTCGCATCCTCGCCTGCACGGTCGTCGGCGTCGCCGGCCTCCTCGGCGCCGTCCTCAGCACGGGCGAGTTCCTCGACAACTTCAGCAGCTTCCTCGTCGTCCTGCTCTACGTGCTCGTGCCGTGGACCTCCGTCAACCTCGTCGACTACTACTTCGTGCGGCGCGGACGCTACGCGGTGCGCGAGATCTTCGTCCCCGGCGGCGTGTACGGCAACTGGGGCTGGCGCGGGCTGCTCGCCTACGGGCTCGGCATCCTCGCGATGGTGCCCTTCGTCGTGACCTCCTTCTTCACGGGGCCGGTCGCGACGGCCATGGGCGGGATCGACGTGGCACTCTTCGTGGGGCTCGGCGTCTCCGCCCTCGTCTACCTCCTGCTCGCCCGCTCGCTCGACCTCGGCGAGGAGCGCCGGCTCGCGGAGGAGGACGCGCACGCCGGCGGGCCGAGCTCGGTCGCCTTCGACGGCTCGCGCTGA
- a CDS encoding NUDIX hydrolase, with the protein MARAVYPGVDMNAAPRFRATSRVILVDDAGRALLFLNHGKTHAVAPRWITPGGGVDPGETHDEAAIREVREETGLRIEILPAPFREEDFEPDQRWHPYTEGHRAWYGITVERFEPVRDGWTEEELRDVVRWAWLSPEELAADGHECEPRELPELIRAVSAAAG; encoded by the coding sequence GTGGCTCGCGCGGTATATCCCGGCGTCGACATGAACGCGGCGCCGCGATTCCGCGCCACCTCGCGGGTGATCCTCGTGGACGACGCGGGTCGGGCGCTGCTGTTCCTCAATCACGGCAAGACGCACGCCGTCGCGCCGCGCTGGATCACGCCGGGCGGCGGCGTCGACCCGGGGGAGACGCACGACGAGGCCGCGATCCGCGAGGTGCGCGAAGAGACCGGGCTCCGGATCGAGATCCTGCCGGCCCCCTTCCGCGAGGAGGACTTCGAGCCCGACCAGCGCTGGCATCCCTACACGGAGGGTCACCGGGCCTGGTACGGCATCACGGTCGAGCGCTTCGAGCCCGTGCGCGACGGCTGGACGGAGGAGGAGCTGCGCGATGTCGTGCGCTGGGCCTGGTTGAGCCCGGAGGAGCTCGCCGCCGATGGCCACGAGTGCGAGCCGCGTGAGCTGCCGGAGCTCATCCGCGCCGTCTCCGCGGCGGCCGGCTAG